Proteins encoded together in one Spirochaeta cellobiosiphila DSM 17781 window:
- a CDS encoding SH3 domain-containing protein, whose product MKHLVITIILIIFLTNNMYSQSLEFIVTENCTAYDVSDKKDDIFEKGEILVYNKDDYFFYDQNTTYKMLITVSRPNTKHSYYTDLDCLALRNSIPKHTELENDIWIEKYNIDILLLPENQREKFINSKTSYWSDYKQEYLYDFGDPINEPWYNFYSPLDLNIDTYYMNFSAFPTFYSMDLLISNIEKESNKYTFTVFSKHLGNDNNVQFEFRDLYYKDSPYKLFLIQDGDYLDMYLGMIRPSKNVFSYIRGNQEMIEEIEHFVRREPYDPSKILWPRHANGTSDYDDKTILDHKTGNAYLTLHNSTIRTEPDSNSDIVTDIKKDDVVTILEKTNGVTINDIQSNWLKVKTDNNQTGWVFGGDISLNDATSREEQVQYEAEHAELLKVAQQYQEKLEQERKAEEEQKAIEQKAQALRDEEERLLQEAMDKLIDFDVFLNVTGGMLVFIILLIVVILILKSKKKNRKSK is encoded by the coding sequence ATGAAACATCTCGTTATCACAATTATTTTAATAATATTTTTAACTAATAATATGTATTCACAAAGTTTAGAGTTCATAGTTACGGAAAACTGTACAGCATATGATGTTTCAGATAAAAAGGATGATATATTCGAAAAAGGTGAGATATTGGTATACAATAAGGACGATTATTTTTTTTATGATCAAAACACAACTTATAAGATGCTAATCACAGTTTCACGTCCAAATACAAAACATTCTTATTATACTGATCTTGATTGTCTTGCATTACGTAATTCCATTCCTAAACATACAGAACTAGAGAATGATATTTGGATAGAGAAATATAATATTGACATATTGTTGTTGCCAGAGAATCAAAGAGAAAAGTTTATTAACTCAAAAACATCATACTGGAGTGATTATAAACAAGAGTATTTATATGATTTTGGGGATCCTATAAATGAGCCTTGGTACAATTTTTATTCACCACTAGATTTGAATATTGATACATACTATATGAACTTTTCTGCATTCCCAACTTTTTATTCAATGGACTTACTAATATCAAATATAGAGAAAGAAAGCAATAAATATACTTTTACTGTTTTTTCAAAACACCTAGGTAATGATAATAATGTGCAGTTTGAGTTTAGAGACCTTTATTACAAAGATTCTCCCTATAAACTTTTTTTAATCCAAGACGGCGACTACTTAGATATGTACTTAGGCATGATAAGACCTTCAAAAAATGTCTTCTCCTACATACGTGGAAACCAAGAAATGATTGAAGAAATAGAACACTTCGTCAGAAGAGAACCCTATGATCCCAGTAAAATCCTGTGGCCACGTCACGCTAATGGAACCAGTGATTATGACGATAAGACAATCCTTGACCATAAGACAGGGAATGCCTACTTAACATTACATAACTCAACAATAAGAACAGAGCCAGACTCTAACTCTGACATTGTCACTGACATCAAAAAGGACGATGTTGTCACAATACTTGAAAAGACTAACGGTGTAACAATAAACGATATCCAATCAAATTGGCTCAAAGTGAAAACAGATAATAATCAAACTGGCTGGGTATTTGGAGGAGACATATCCTTAAATGATGCCACCTCACGTGAAGAACAGGTACAATATGAAGCAGAACATGCTGAACTTCTCAAAGTAGCCCAGCAGTATCAGGAAAAATTAGAACAAGAACGAAAAGCAGAAGAAGAACAAAAAGCCATAGAGCAAAAAGCCCAAGCTCTCAGAGATGAAGAAGAACGATTGCTACAAGAAGCCATGGATAAATTAATAGATTTCGACGTCTTTCTTAATGTTACTGGAGGAATGCTTGTTTTCATAATCCTACTTATTGTTGTTATTTTAATTTTGAAGAGCAAAAAGAAAAACAGGAAGTCTAAATAA
- a CDS encoding M23 family metallopeptidase, giving the protein MVDNNGGLNFVHPIYFADHLRKAAAIDENHKYKNKAITLYGYHKPSDGSIVSKKIVYAKDNPGFMPDGQFSWTQWFNEKPYSSDYRHEGVDMAVAAALSGTVPIKALIRGKVVWSHDYLNDHYGRCIIIQANQKYKGLYRYYLLAHLERKDSIPEVNSIIVPNQIVGYIGNTGHCVSHWQWDNTDKKLKRVEKAITIKNEHHTDSRKHGAGAHLHLQLFLSSKDQDKFSVHLNEHLRDEFKLDEFKVYNPFAYSEPYILNKD; this is encoded by the coding sequence TTGGTCGATAATAATGGGGGCTTAAACTTTGTACATCCTATATATTTTGCTGATCATCTCCGCAAGGCTGCTGCGATTGATGAAAATCATAAATATAAAAACAAAGCCATTACCTTATATGGTTATCATAAACCTAGTGATGGGAGTATAGTTTCCAAAAAGATTGTTTATGCAAAAGATAATCCGGGATTCATGCCTGATGGTCAATTTTCTTGGACACAATGGTTTAACGAGAAGCCTTATTCATCTGACTATAGACATGAGGGGGTAGATATGGCTGTAGCGGCTGCACTATCCGGAACGGTTCCTATTAAAGCATTAATAAGAGGAAAAGTTGTTTGGAGTCATGATTATCTTAACGATCACTATGGACGTTGTATTATTATCCAAGCAAACCAGAAATATAAAGGATTATATAGGTATTACCTTTTAGCCCATTTAGAGAGAAAGGATTCAATACCTGAAGTTAATTCTATCATTGTTCCTAATCAAATTGTGGGCTACATTGGAAACACAGGACATTGCGTTAGTCATTGGCAATGGGATAATACTGATAAAAAATTAAAACGTGTAGAAAAGGCTATAACAATTAAAAACGAACATCATACTGATAGCAGAAAACATGGTGCTGGTGCACACTTACATTTGCAATTATTTTTGAGTAGTAAGGATCAAGACAAATTCTCTGTTCATCTAAATGAACATCTTAGAGATGAATTTAAATTAGATGAATTTAAAGTTTATAATCCATTCGCATATTCTGAACCGTATATTCTAAATAAGGATTAA
- a CDS encoding N-acetylmuramoyl-L-alanine amidase: MRKLKKIDEYTKDTDPFNDLKEVINEGKFNKELMPIGKKDKKDKKAICLHFTAGATKGADGTTCKTPSDLVDAKRHAVNYWVYRDGTIVEYMEPEYWAHHSSCGDKYNPQVIAIEIVNYGPIYLEGSDLKWVDPQGRIWQYCELDAALKGPDKAYIDLMDNDYDKLGRYKKNSYRGYRYYPAFASEQVVSVAKLLKSLCNEYDIPYRFLPYDMRFDKFSTGETTMVNVSLKELVTAWNFMDEDKDKAGIFSHVNTNGEAKWDIGPAFDWEFLENYGRGCNTCFPLEIKSNTMTPLHWLKNIESESASGYYPIGSNLSVHTGVHISTSNPDFTPVRAMANGYIIAFKFYTEKEQSEFPFYIPNINQIGHAGFILMKHDLKNIESSEDKCTFYSMYMHLQPPEKDPKYEVPLWYSKLKALVEGGKLDISYGSSFGTETDSTDNFYMRDSHDDLKEITFIEGIPRIAGTDKNTLDINKFKIITLSEPWLHVNGGDIIGYTKPLKSEQNYVHWETFSTSEDNDQNFSYLLKLIKSKFNTNEISFEHLEAADDSIYEANELNNMFDNSEGRFIKSLLHNTYYKKTNNDVISAYDKIKSVYNNQNHNFDLTIQVLDELDFELKDDIKLTIKNSENTLYSQNYNELINNNGSLPVQSLEFIECVSDSNTSVSFNIEERNQFDLFKEFVNTPYSFRNSQLNLPSTYTCIYFERIFNKLNNQGRIDLNLNYDQEFYTNRALFDSQEVPIFDSIFSGANSLINLNNNLYFNNPAIILWMLTLLQETITDCSNDFWSERENPLTNYGFCIDDENKKLGGDCYILIVAKYYRRGKPDKADDDNFRTITINSTDNDDKSLKVHLDNTGKYTSKFTIDKWGKYKIDEGLSTIQGLESSFMIPKPKWGKITHDKENNVLTFSDIEHLKGTVKWIIHQTFHYNHKSIDILYPLETNSISTSITLDLKKLKMDLKPYFSLFDEEDKIDESKEMSVEISVRLYNVSSTFWTSLPKEEDDTYWDKLRTLENYEYTSRWQKTKMDSLTYLPNTQICNSKTSSVPVHLRYFKSETDEQLTKSEIKLEKETNVKVFTHPITKDFILYTLTDTDNTKSTFCKVIYNEKMYYVYDSRVKKP; encoded by the coding sequence ATGAGAAAATTAAAAAAAATCGATGAATATACGAAAGACACTGATCCTTTTAATGACCTTAAAGAAGTCATTAATGAAGGAAAGTTTAACAAGGAATTAATGCCTATTGGCAAAAAAGATAAAAAGGATAAGAAAGCTATATGTTTACATTTTACTGCTGGTGCTACTAAGGGCGCAGACGGTACTACATGTAAGACACCTTCAGATCTTGTTGATGCCAAGCGGCATGCCGTCAATTATTGGGTGTATAGAGACGGGACTATTGTGGAATACATGGAACCTGAATATTGGGCACATCATTCTTCTTGTGGGGATAAATATAATCCACAAGTTATCGCAATTGAAATTGTGAATTATGGGCCCATATATTTAGAAGGTAGTGATTTAAAATGGGTAGATCCACAAGGTAGAATATGGCAATATTGTGAACTTGATGCCGCCCTTAAAGGTCCAGATAAGGCCTATATAGACTTGATGGATAATGATTATGATAAACTTGGTCGATATAAAAAAAACTCTTATCGTGGCTATAGATACTATCCAGCATTTGCTTCAGAACAGGTAGTTAGTGTAGCTAAACTGTTAAAATCCTTATGTAATGAGTATGATATTCCCTATCGTTTTCTTCCTTACGACATGCGTTTTGATAAATTTAGCACAGGCGAAACTACAATGGTGAATGTTTCATTGAAAGAGCTAGTCACAGCTTGGAACTTCATGGACGAGGATAAGGACAAAGCTGGCATTTTTTCCCATGTTAATACGAACGGAGAAGCTAAATGGGATATTGGACCAGCCTTTGACTGGGAGTTTCTAGAGAATTATGGTCGTGGTTGTAATACTTGTTTTCCGCTTGAGATAAAAAGTAATACAATGACTCCTCTTCATTGGCTTAAAAACATCGAAAGTGAAAGTGCCTCTGGTTACTATCCTATTGGAAGTAATCTATCAGTACACACAGGGGTTCATATTTCAACAAGCAATCCAGACTTTACACCAGTTAGAGCAATGGCTAATGGTTATATCATAGCTTTCAAATTCTACACGGAGAAGGAACAATCGGAATTCCCTTTTTACATACCGAACATTAATCAAATAGGCCATGCCGGTTTTATACTTATGAAACATGATTTAAAAAATATAGAATCTAGCGAGGATAAGTGTACATTTTACTCGATGTACATGCATCTACAACCACCTGAAAAAGATCCAAAATACGAGGTACCATTATGGTACTCAAAATTAAAAGCTTTAGTTGAAGGAGGTAAGTTAGATATAAGTTATGGCAGTAGCTTTGGCACAGAGACAGATTCTACAGATAACTTCTATATGAGAGATTCCCATGATGATTTAAAAGAAATCACTTTTATAGAGGGAATACCGAGGATAGCTGGTACGGACAAAAACACATTAGATATAAATAAGTTTAAAATAATAACACTATCGGAACCTTGGTTGCACGTTAATGGTGGTGACATTATTGGCTATACAAAGCCATTAAAATCAGAACAAAATTATGTACACTGGGAAACATTTAGTACTTCTGAAGACAATGACCAAAATTTTAGTTATCTATTAAAGTTAATAAAATCAAAATTTAACACTAATGAGATAAGCTTTGAACATTTGGAAGCTGCAGATGACAGTATATATGAAGCAAATGAGTTAAATAATATGTTTGATAACTCTGAAGGTCGTTTCATTAAATCCCTATTACATAACACTTACTATAAAAAAACTAATAATGATGTTATTAGTGCTTATGATAAAATTAAAAGTGTTTATAATAATCAAAATCACAATTTTGATCTTACCATTCAAGTATTAGATGAGTTAGATTTTGAACTTAAAGATGATATCAAGCTAACTATAAAGAACTCAGAGAACACACTATATTCCCAAAATTATAATGAGTTAATTAATAATAATGGATCTCTTCCTGTTCAGTCACTAGAATTCATCGAATGTGTTTCAGATAGTAATACTTCAGTATCATTTAATATAGAAGAAAGAAACCAATTTGACTTATTCAAAGAATTTGTGAACACACCATATTCCTTTAGAAATAGCCAATTGAATCTACCTTCTACTTATACCTGTATTTATTTCGAAAGAATATTTAACAAGTTAAATAATCAGGGTCGAATAGATTTAAATTTAAACTATGATCAAGAGTTTTATACTAACCGTGCTCTATTTGATTCTCAAGAAGTACCTATCTTTGATTCCATCTTTTCTGGAGCTAATTCTCTAATTAATTTAAATAATAATTTATATTTTAATAATCCAGCTATAATATTATGGATGTTAACATTATTACAGGAAACAATCACTGATTGCTCAAATGATTTTTGGTCCGAAAGGGAAAATCCACTAACTAATTATGGATTTTGCATTGATGATGAAAACAAGAAGCTCGGAGGGGACTGTTATATTCTTATAGTAGCTAAATACTATAGAAGAGGTAAGCCGGATAAAGCCGATGATGATAATTTTCGAACAATAACAATTAATAGTACAGATAATGATGACAAGTCCCTAAAGGTACATTTAGATAACACAGGCAAGTACACTAGTAAATTCACAATTGATAAGTGGGGTAAATACAAAATTGATGAAGGATTATCAACTATACAGGGCTTAGAATCTTCATTTATGATTCCAAAACCTAAATGGGGTAAAATTACTCATGATAAAGAGAATAATGTTTTAACTTTTTCTGATATTGAACACCTTAAAGGTACTGTTAAATGGATAATACATCAAACATTCCATTACAATCATAAAAGTATTGATATTTTATATCCTCTAGAGACTAACTCAATTAGTACTTCTATAACACTTGATTTAAAGAAACTCAAAATGGATCTAAAGCCATATTTTAGCCTATTTGATGAAGAGGATAAGATTGATGAAAGTAAAGAAATGAGCGTAGAAATAAGTGTAAGACTATACAATGTTAGTAGCACTTTTTGGACTTCCTTACCTAAAGAGGAAGATGACACATATTGGGATAAACTAAGAACTCTTGAAAACTATGAATATACATCAAGGTGGCAAAAAACAAAAATGGACTCACTCACATATTTGCCTAATACTCAAATTTGTAATTCTAAAACTTCTAGTGTTCCTGTTCATTTAAGATATTTTAAAAGTGAAACAGATGAACAATTAACAAAATCCGAAATAAAACTTGAAAAGGAAACGAATGTTAAAGTGTTTACTCATCCAATAACAAAGGACTTTATACTTTACACATTGACCGATACTGATAATACAAAAAGTACATTCTGTAAAGTCATCTACAATGAAAAAATGTATTATGTATATGATTCAAGAGTTAAGAAACCATAG